ATGGCCATACCTAATGGACAAGTGATCTCAGTGTATACCAATGTAAATGTTCGTGAAACGTTGGTTGGTATTCTTACCGGTGATACAAATCTGTCCTATGGTAACTTTACACTGCAGTCAGATATTGGTTTTCTTCTTTTGCAAGATGGATTATATGAACGGCTTAAAGTCAATGAAATGCTCACGTTCACGAAGAGATTATATGCTTCAGATCAATTGATAGAATCAATCGTTCATATGATGCAGCTCGAGCCTATTAAAAACAGGAAAATTCACCAGCTGTCATTTTCTGAACAGAAGCGGGTACAGATGGCGTGTCTCGCTATACAGGCCCTGATGTATTTGTGATGGAGGAACCTGATCAGAATCTCGATCTCGAGTCGAAGCGTGTTTACTTATCATTCCTGAACCATCTTCGCAGTGAAGAAAAAGCTGTGCTGGTTATAACTGGGCGCATGGAAAGCGCGATTGAGACAGCCGACGTGGCCTATATTCTTGATGATACAGGTCTCCGAACAATAGAGGTTGGAGCAGACGCTAATCTGCAAGCAAGTGAAGATGCAAAAGAGAAAGTGGCAGCCAACCCTGTTAAGTTGGAAAAAATACCCTCTAAGGTCAATGAGAAAATCGTATTGTTCCACCCACTGGAAATTGATTATATCGAGAGCCAGGACGGGCAATCATTCTTGCACGTAAAAGAGGAAGCCTTTCCTTGCACATTTACGTTGCAACAACTGGAGCAGCGTTTGTTTCCGTTTGGCTTTTTCCGCTGCCATCGCTCCTACCTCGTGAACCTGCAAAAAGTTCGGGAAGTGATGACATGGACACGGAACAGTTACAGCCTCATTCTCGAAAATAAGCAGAAAACGACAATTCCATTATCAAAATCCAAGATGGCAGAGTTGAAGGAACTGCTCGGAATCTAATGCTGTCGAAATCGCCATTATTTCCCCGGAAATAATGGCTCGCTACATAAAGAAAAACATGACATAACCAGCCAGAGTAAATCTGTTCATCCTTAAAAAGAAGCCATTCATCGGTTTAATGGCGCTTTTCACCTGGATTTTAATGCGACTATCTTCATTCCCGGGTATTCTATAGATGCAGGCACAACAAGTGCTCTGACAAAGAACCGGGGGGAAGAACATGAGATATACAATTGAGACAGAGGGGCTTGCAAAAACATTTTTAAAACAATCAGCGCTCCAAAGCGTGGATTTGAGAATCGAACAGGGTGAAATTTTCGGTCTGCTTGGACCAAGCGGGTCTGGTAAAACAACGACCATTAAAATATTAACCGGACAACTTGAGCCAACACGCGGAACGGCAAAAGTGTTTGGTGTCCCGCACACCAAGTTGAGACAGCCAGTTCTCCAAAAACGCTTTGGTGTCGTAACTGATAATAGCGGCTTGTATGATCGATTGACGGTCTATGATAATTTGAAACTGTATTGTGATCTGTATGATGTTTCATATACAAGAATTAACGCTGTGTTGGAAACCGTTAATTTAACAGGTATTGATAAGAAGCGTGCAGAAACATTATCGCGCGGAATGAAACAGCGGATTTTAATCGCACGTGCACTGCTTCACGAACCTGAGTTATTATTTCTGGATGAACCAACTTCAGCACTGGATCCGGTCAATACACAGTACATCTATAAGGGTTTGCGGGCACTTAATGCAAAAGGCACGACCATCATGCTGACAACTCACGACATGTATGAAGCAGACACATTGTGTGATCGTATTGCATTTTTAAACGAGGGTACAATCCAACTTATGGACACACCAGAGAATTTAAAAAGACGTTATGCAGATGGGACCATTACCGTCACACTGGTCAACGATGAACAAGTCATCCTTCCAACCGGATCAGATGGAGCGGACAGACTATATGATTATATGAACAGCAACCAAGTTATGAACATTCGTTCCAACGAGGCGACGATCGGTGATATTTTTGTAGATGTGACAGGGAGGAATCTGATATGAGTTTTTCATGGAAACGTATGAGTGCTATTTTGGTCAAGGATTATAAAGATGTGTCACGGAATATGGCTGTGTTTTCAGTATTAATATTGATGCCTGTCCTTTCAGCCTTTTATGGCCGTATGGGCATTGATGGGCTGGGAACTATTTACATGCTGATTAACGTTGGATTTGTAATGGTCGCCTCATTCCTCCAAAGCTGTCTGATTGCTGAGGAAAAGGATAAAAATACATTGCGGGGCCTGATGCTGTCACCCGCAAGTATAGCAGAGGTCCTGCTTGGCAAAAGCTTGCTTTCTTTTATCGCTACAGCAATCATTATTTTCGTGAGTCTTTTCTTTGTTGAATACGTACCGGGTAATATCGGAATTGTTACTGCAGCACTCGCACTATCTTGCATTTTCTATATCTGTTTGGGGACGCTCCTCGGATTGTATGCCAAGTCTGTTATGGATGCCTCCGTTCTGGTGATGCCGATTTTCTTTGTGTTCTCGATTGGTACACTTGCCAAAGGGTTTATGGATCAGTATTCCATCCTTAAAGTGTTAAACATTTTACCGAATTTCCAGCTTCTCGAGTTGGCTGAAAAAGTAGAGCAACAAGCAGGGGTGGGTGCGGTTATGGGACATATGGGCGTGATCCTTGCCTGGGTCGTTCTGAGTTGTATCCTGACAGTTGTTGTCTATAAAAAACGCATGGTTGATTAAGGCGCCACTAATCTCTCTATGTTATAGTTTTACCAGGAGGGATGCAGTGTGAAGACAGAAATTAGGATGCTTGAGGCGCAACGTGATCAGGACATGATTTTTCCGTTATCACAATTCGCCTTTCAATATGAATTATCGAAGGAAGAACTTGAGAAAAAAGTAAAAGAAGCCGAGCGGCATGTGATCTGGGGGATGTTTGCAGCTGGTGAGTTGGCTGCGAAAACACACCTTTTGCCGCTTTCGGTATACATACATGGAAAAGCGTTCGATATGGGTGGTGTCAGTTCTGTGGCGACATGGCCTGAATACCGGCGCAATGGGCTTGTGAAACAATTGCTGAAAACAGCCCTTGACCATATGCGTCAGCATGGACAGACAATTTCTTTCCTTTTCCCATTTTCATTTGGATTTTACCGGCGATACGGCTGGGAACTTGTCTTTAGTGATGTGGAATGTGACATTCCGATAACAACGTTCAAAAAACAGTGGGGTGGGTCGGGATACATCCGTCGCATTCAGCAGGATGATATACGTACGCTTGAGGATGTCTACAACACCTATGCCAAACAGTATACCGGTATGTTAAAACGGGATGAACGCTGGTGGCGGGAGCGCATTTTAAAGGATAACCAGCATATTGCTGTGGCGTATGATGAAGCAGATCGAGCGATTGGCTATGTCATTTATACGGTGAAAAAAGAGACATTTACAGTCAGGGACATCGCTTTTACCAATAACAATGCACGGAAACTGCTTTACCATTTCATCAGTCAGCATGATTCCATGGCGGAAAAGGTGAAGATGACCGTTCCGGAAAATGACCCAATTGTGTTGCATGCTGAAGACCCGCGTTTTGAACAAAAGATCAATCCTTATTTCATGGCACGGATTGTTGACGTGCATAACTTCTTGAAGGATTATCCGTTTGCTCCAGCCACAAAAAACGTGACCCTGAACGTACAGGACGATTTTCTGCCGGAAAACGGCGGGACCTTTCAATTGAACCCGA
This sequence is a window from Lentibacillus sp. JNUCC-1. Protein-coding genes within it:
- a CDS encoding LytTR family DNA-binding domain-containing protein, with protein sequence MEEPDQNLDLESKRVYLSFLNHLRSEEKAVLVITGRMESAIETADVAYILDDTGLRTIEVGADANLQASEDAKEKVAANPVKLEKIPSKVNEKIVLFHPLEIDYIESQDGQSFLHVKEEAFPCTFTLQQLEQRLFPFGFFRCHRSYLVNLQKVREVMTWTRNSYSLILENKQKTTIPLSKSKMAELKELLGI
- a CDS encoding ABC transporter ATP-binding protein, producing the protein MRYTIETEGLAKTFLKQSALQSVDLRIEQGEIFGLLGPSGSGKTTTIKILTGQLEPTRGTAKVFGVPHTKLRQPVLQKRFGVVTDNSGLYDRLTVYDNLKLYCDLYDVSYTRINAVLETVNLTGIDKKRAETLSRGMKQRILIARALLHEPELLFLDEPTSALDPVNTQYIYKGLRALNAKGTTIMLTTHDMYEADTLCDRIAFLNEGTIQLMDTPENLKRRYADGTITVTLVNDEQVILPTGSDGADRLYDYMNSNQVMNIRSNEATIGDIFVDVTGRNLI
- a CDS encoding ABC transporter permease, with protein sequence MSFSWKRMSAILVKDYKDVSRNMAVFSVLILMPVLSAFYGRMGIDGLGTIYMLINVGFVMVASFLQSCLIAEEKDKNTLRGLMLSPASIAEVLLGKSLLSFIATAIIIFVSLFFVEYVPGNIGIVTAALALSCIFYICLGTLLGLYAKSVMDASVLVMPIFFVFSIGTLAKGFMDQYSILKVLNILPNFQLLELAEKVEQQAGVGAVMGHMGVILAWVVLSCILTVVVYKKRMVD
- a CDS encoding GNAT family N-acetyltransferase, which codes for MKTEIRMLEAQRDQDMIFPLSQFAFQYELSKEELEKKVKEAERHVIWGMFAAGELAAKTHLLPLSVYIHGKAFDMGGVSSVATWPEYRRNGLVKQLLKTALDHMRQHGQTISFLFPFSFGFYRRYGWELVFSDVECDIPITTFKKQWGGSGYIRRIQQDDIRTLEDVYNTYAKQYTGMLKRDERWWRERILKDNQHIAVAYDEADRAIGYVIYTVKKETFTVRDIAFTNNNARKLLYHFISQHDSMAEKVKMTVPENDPIVLHAEDPRFEQKINPYFMARIVDVHNFLKDYPFAPATKNVTLNVQDDFLPENGGTFQLNPNGDHVKVTAVSAPTKEMGITCTIQQLTMMLLGFKRPGELSAAGLLEADANPIEALEELIPRQQPYLADFF